Proteins found in one Takifugu flavidus isolate HTHZ2018 chromosome 7, ASM371156v2, whole genome shotgun sequence genomic segment:
- the eps15l1a gene encoding epidermal growth factor receptor substrate 15-like 1 isoform X9, whose amino-acid sequence MGLFVRSGRCVHRVPAATGKMAALTSLTQLSSGNPVYENFYRQVDPGNTGRVAPTEAALFLKKSGLPDVTLGKIWDLADPDGKGYLDKQGFYVGLRLVACAQSGHEVSLSSLHLTVPPPKFKDTSSPSLSSTGSTSGDLHWAVRPEEKNKFDGIFESLSPVSGLLSGDKVKPVLINSKLPLDVLGKVWDLSDIDKDGHLDKDEFAVAMHLVYRALEKEPVPALLPPSLVPLSKRKKSLGSVGTSVPGLPASPPPPKDSLRSTPSHGSMNSLNSAGSLSPKHTLKSGQHSLNWVVPVAERGRYDDIFLKTDTDLDGFVSGQEVKEIFMHSGLSQNLLAHIWALADTRQIGKLTREQFALAMHLIQQKVIKGVDPPQSLTADMIPPTERGTPITSLSGYMTPVASEMAAFSDMRRDSTSSMGSGEFTGIKELDDLSQEIAQLQSTLAFIQWNALREKYTLEQDIGDTEEAIRQKSAEVQEMQNDLDREAVALQELEAQKQDAQDRLEEMDQQKHKLEDMLNEIRMKCQDESQMISNLQNQINMQESDLQNQEDELNRAKADLGRLQQEENQLEQSLAAGKIQLETIIKSLKATQDEINQARSKLSQIQDSQHEVSKSIEQCNNTLNGTHGGSMTNLADMSETYFSERENGVFPAMQDDPFKSKASIFNSQPQEHQADPFHSEDPFKTDPFKGDPFQNDPFAKPPSTATDPFGGDPFKEADPFKASSEDFFKKTTKMDPFSTPDPFSKSATLPTKQTSHFISNDPFSSSNPKPKGSDLFGTLDPFGSSTFSSSSSSSNTSAGFADFSHMLKPRDPFEGRASWLPDYQKVPKSVFVDDPFSRKNDTPALPPKKGVPPRPKPPSGKSTPVSLTGPADSSNPCDPFQPFGSDAIDPFQSKKGPEDPFSGKDPFASSSASRPDKVKFGNEAQQLEWAKRESERAERERLKRLRQQEQEDLELAIALSKAEMSNA is encoded by the exons ATGGGGCTGTTTGTGCGGAGCGGGCGGTGCGTTCATCGCGTTCCCGCAGCAACAGGGAAGATGGCAGCTCTCACATCTCTCACGCAG TTGTCAAGTGGGAACCCTGTGTACGAGAACTTCTATAGACAG GTGGATCCCGGGAATACGGGAAGAGTCGCACCGACAGAAGCTGCCCTGTTCCTGAAAAAGTCTGGACTCCCTGACGTAACCCTGGGAAAG ATTTGGGATTTGGCTGATCCTGATGGCAAAGGCTATTTGGACAAACAG GGGTTTTATGTGGGTCTGCGGCTGGTGGCCTGTGCTCAGAGTGGTCATGAAGTCAGTCTGTCCAGCCTCCACCTCACCGTGCCCCCCCCTAAATTT AAGGACACCAGCAGTCCATCTCTGAGCAGCACAGGTTCTACCTCTGGGGATTTGCACTGGGCTGTCAGG CCTGAGGAGAAGAATAAGTTTGATGGGATTTTTGAAAGTTTGTCACCAGTCAGTGGGCTGCTGTCGGGGGACAAGGTTAAACCGGTCCTGATCAACTCAAAACTTCCTCTGGATGTCCTTGGGAAG GTCTGGGATCTGAGTGATATTGATAAAGATGGACATCTGGACAAAGATGAATTTGCTGTG GCCATGCACCTGGTGTACCGAGCCCTGGAGAAGGAGCCGGTCCCTGCACTCCTCCCACCTTCACTGGTGCCTCTGTCAAAGCGGAAGAAGAGCCTGGGCTCAGTGGGCACTTCTGTTCCTGGACTGCCTGCGAGTCCTCCACCACCCAAGGACTCCCTTCGCTCAACACCCTCCCATGGCAGCATGAACTCACTCAACAGTGCTGGCAGCCTGTCACCCAAACACACGCTCAAGAGCGGACAg CATTCGCTGAACTGGGTGGTTCCCGTGGCAGAGCGTGGTCGCTATGACGACATCTTCCTGAAGACAGATACCGACCTTGATGGTTTTGTCAGCGGTCAGGAAGTAAAGGAGATCTTCATGCACTCTGGACTCTCTCAGAATCTCCTTGCACATATTTG GGCTCTAGCAGACACCAGGCAGATAGGTAAGCTGACCCGGGAACAGTTTGCCCTTGCGATGCATCTCATCCAGCAGAAAGTGATCAAGGGTGTGGACCCACCACAATCTCTGACTGCTGACATGATCCCGCCCACTGAAAGAGGCACTCCCATCACA AGTCTTTCAGGATACATGACTCCAGTGGCATCAGAGATGGCGGCTTTCTCCGACATGAGACGG GACAGCACCAGTTCAATGGGTTCGGGAGAGTTCACTGGTATAAAAGAATTGGATGACCTCAGCCAGGAAATAGCCCAACTGCAGAG TACTCTTGCCTTTATCCAGTGGAATGCTCTCAG AGAGAAGTACACACTTGAACAAGACATTGGAGATACAGAGGAGGCCATTCGACAGAAGAGTGCTGAGGTGCAG GAGATGCAGAATGATCTGGACAGGGAGGCAGTTGCCCTGCAGGAACTGGAGGCTCAGAAACAGGACGCCCAGGACCGTCTGGAAGAGATGGACCAGCAGAAGCATAAATTAGAGGATATGCTGAATGAAATACGGATGAAATGCCAGGACGAGTCTCAGATG ATCTCAAACCTTCAGAATCAAATCAACATGCAGGAATCAGACTTGCAAAACCAAGAGGATGAGCTGAACCGGGCAAAGGCGGATCTGGGccgtctgcagcaggaagagaatCAGCTGGAGCAGAGTCTAGCTGCTGGCAAGATCCAACTCGAAACCATCATTAagtccctgaaggcaacacaagATGAGATTAACCAG GCTCGGAGCAAGTTGTCTCAAATTCAGGACAGTCAGCACGAAGTTTCTAAAAGCATTGAACAGTGCAACAACACCTTGAATGGCACCCACGGAGGAAGCATGACCAATCTGGCCGACATGAGCGAGACCTACTTCAGTGAAAGAGAAAACGGGGTGTTTCCAGCCATG CAGGATGATCCATTTAAATCAAAGGCATCTATTTTCAACAGCCAACCTCAAGAGCATCAAGCTGACCCCTTCCACTCTGAAGACCCCTTCAAAACTGACCCATTCAAAG GTGATCCTTTCCAAAATGATCCTTTTGCCAAACCGCCATCTACAGCCACAG ATCCTTTTGGAGGAGACCCTTTCAAAGAGGCAGATCCATTCAAGGCTTCATCAGAAGACTTCTTCAAAAAGACCACCAAAATGGATCCCTTTTCCACCCCAGACCCCTTCAGTAAAAGTGCCACACTACCCACCAAG CAAACCAGTCACTTCATAAGCAACGACCCCTTTTCCTCTAGCAACCCAAAACCCAAAGGATCAG ATCTGTTTGGAACATTGGACCCGTTTGgcagcagcaccttcagcagcagcagcagcagcagcaacacttctGCTGGATTTGCAGACTTCAGCCACATGTTGAAACCCAGAGACCCTTTTGAAGGCAGGGCCAGCTGGCTGCCAGACTACCAGAAGGTACCAAAG TCAGTGTTTGTCGATGACCCGTTTAGCAGGAAGAATGACACCCCAGCTCTCCCACCGAAGAAAGGCGTCCCACCACGACCCAAACCTCCCAGTG GTAAGAGTACGCCAGTGAGCTTAACTGGCCCAGCTGACTCGTCGAATCCGTGCGACCCCTTCCAGCCATTCGGCAGCGACGCCATCGATCCCTTTCAAAGCAAAAAGGGCCCCGAAGACCCATTCAGTGGCAAAGACCCTTTTGCCTCCTCTTCTGCATCAA GACCTGACAAAGTCAAG TTTGGTAACGAGGCTCAGCAGCTGGAGTGGGCCAAGCGGGAGAGCGAGCGGGCGGAGCGCGAGCGGCTAAAGAGGCtgcggcagcaggagcaggaggacctggagctGGCCATCGCCCTCAGCAAGGCAGAGATGTCCAACGCATGA
- the eps15l1a gene encoding epidermal growth factor receptor substrate 15-like 1 isoform X6 — translation MGLFVRSGRCVHRVPAATGKMAALTSLTQLSSGNPVYENFYRQVDPGNTGRVAPTEAALFLKKSGLPDVTLGKIWDLADPDGKGYLDKQGFYVGLRLVACAQSGHEVSLSSLHLTVPPPKFKDTSSPSLSSTGSTSGDLHWAVRPEEKNKFDGIFESLSPVSGLLSGDKVKPVLINSKLPLDVLGKVWDLSDIDKDGHLDKDEFAVAMHLVYRALEKEPVPALLPPSLVPLSKRKKSLGSVGTSVPGLPASPPPPKDSLRSTPSHGSMNSLNSAGSLSPKHTLKSGQHSLNWVVPVAERGRYDDIFLKTDTDLDGFVSGQEVKEIFMHSGLSQNLLAHIWALADTRQIGKLTREQFALAMHLIQQKVIKGVDPPQSLTADMIPPTERGTPITSLSGYMTPVASEMAAFSDMRRDSTSSMGSGEFTGIKELDDLSQEIAQLQSTLAFIQWNALREKYTLEQDIGDTEEAIRQKSAEVQEMQNDLDREAVALQELEAQKQDAQDRLEEMDQQKHKLEDMLNEIRMKCQDESQMISNLQNQINMQESDLQNQEDELNRAKADLGRLQQEENQLEQSLAAGKIQLETIIKSLKATQDEINQARSKLSQIQDSQHEVSKSIEQCNNTLNGTHGGSMTNLADMSETYFSERENGVFPAMVRRTQDDPFKSKASIFNSQPQEHQADPFHSEDPFKTDPFKGDPFQNDPFAKPPSTATDPFGGDPFKEADPFKASSEDFFKKTTKMDPFSTPDPFSKSATLPTKQTSHFISNDPFSSSNPKPKGSDLFGTLDPFGSSTFSSSSSSSNTSAGFADFSHMLKPRDPFEGRASWLPDYQKVPKSVFVDDPFSRKNDTPALPPKKGVPPRPKPPSGKSTPVSLTGPADSSNPCDPFQPFGSDAIDPFQSKKGPEDPFSGKDPFASSSASRPDKVKFGNEAQQLEWAKRESERAERERLKRLRQQEQEDLELAIALSKAEMSNA, via the exons ATGGGGCTGTTTGTGCGGAGCGGGCGGTGCGTTCATCGCGTTCCCGCAGCAACAGGGAAGATGGCAGCTCTCACATCTCTCACGCAG TTGTCAAGTGGGAACCCTGTGTACGAGAACTTCTATAGACAG GTGGATCCCGGGAATACGGGAAGAGTCGCACCGACAGAAGCTGCCCTGTTCCTGAAAAAGTCTGGACTCCCTGACGTAACCCTGGGAAAG ATTTGGGATTTGGCTGATCCTGATGGCAAAGGCTATTTGGACAAACAG GGGTTTTATGTGGGTCTGCGGCTGGTGGCCTGTGCTCAGAGTGGTCATGAAGTCAGTCTGTCCAGCCTCCACCTCACCGTGCCCCCCCCTAAATTT AAGGACACCAGCAGTCCATCTCTGAGCAGCACAGGTTCTACCTCTGGGGATTTGCACTGGGCTGTCAGG CCTGAGGAGAAGAATAAGTTTGATGGGATTTTTGAAAGTTTGTCACCAGTCAGTGGGCTGCTGTCGGGGGACAAGGTTAAACCGGTCCTGATCAACTCAAAACTTCCTCTGGATGTCCTTGGGAAG GTCTGGGATCTGAGTGATATTGATAAAGATGGACATCTGGACAAAGATGAATTTGCTGTG GCCATGCACCTGGTGTACCGAGCCCTGGAGAAGGAGCCGGTCCCTGCACTCCTCCCACCTTCACTGGTGCCTCTGTCAAAGCGGAAGAAGAGCCTGGGCTCAGTGGGCACTTCTGTTCCTGGACTGCCTGCGAGTCCTCCACCACCCAAGGACTCCCTTCGCTCAACACCCTCCCATGGCAGCATGAACTCACTCAACAGTGCTGGCAGCCTGTCACCCAAACACACGCTCAAGAGCGGACAg CATTCGCTGAACTGGGTGGTTCCCGTGGCAGAGCGTGGTCGCTATGACGACATCTTCCTGAAGACAGATACCGACCTTGATGGTTTTGTCAGCGGTCAGGAAGTAAAGGAGATCTTCATGCACTCTGGACTCTCTCAGAATCTCCTTGCACATATTTG GGCTCTAGCAGACACCAGGCAGATAGGTAAGCTGACCCGGGAACAGTTTGCCCTTGCGATGCATCTCATCCAGCAGAAAGTGATCAAGGGTGTGGACCCACCACAATCTCTGACTGCTGACATGATCCCGCCCACTGAAAGAGGCACTCCCATCACA AGTCTTTCAGGATACATGACTCCAGTGGCATCAGAGATGGCGGCTTTCTCCGACATGAGACGG GACAGCACCAGTTCAATGGGTTCGGGAGAGTTCACTGGTATAAAAGAATTGGATGACCTCAGCCAGGAAATAGCCCAACTGCAGAG TACTCTTGCCTTTATCCAGTGGAATGCTCTCAG AGAGAAGTACACACTTGAACAAGACATTGGAGATACAGAGGAGGCCATTCGACAGAAGAGTGCTGAGGTGCAG GAGATGCAGAATGATCTGGACAGGGAGGCAGTTGCCCTGCAGGAACTGGAGGCTCAGAAACAGGACGCCCAGGACCGTCTGGAAGAGATGGACCAGCAGAAGCATAAATTAGAGGATATGCTGAATGAAATACGGATGAAATGCCAGGACGAGTCTCAGATG ATCTCAAACCTTCAGAATCAAATCAACATGCAGGAATCAGACTTGCAAAACCAAGAGGATGAGCTGAACCGGGCAAAGGCGGATCTGGGccgtctgcagcaggaagagaatCAGCTGGAGCAGAGTCTAGCTGCTGGCAAGATCCAACTCGAAACCATCATTAagtccctgaaggcaacacaagATGAGATTAACCAG GCTCGGAGCAAGTTGTCTCAAATTCAGGACAGTCAGCACGAAGTTTCTAAAAGCATTGAACAGTGCAACAACACCTTGAATGGCACCCACGGAGGAAGCATGACCAATCTGGCCGACATGAGCGAGACCTACTTCAGTGAAAGAGAAAACGGGGTGTTTCCAGCCATGGTGAGGAGAACTCAG GATGATCCATTTAAATCAAAGGCATCTATTTTCAACAGCCAACCTCAAGAGCATCAAGCTGACCCCTTCCACTCTGAAGACCCCTTCAAAACTGACCCATTCAAAG GTGATCCTTTCCAAAATGATCCTTTTGCCAAACCGCCATCTACAGCCACAG ATCCTTTTGGAGGAGACCCTTTCAAAGAGGCAGATCCATTCAAGGCTTCATCAGAAGACTTCTTCAAAAAGACCACCAAAATGGATCCCTTTTCCACCCCAGACCCCTTCAGTAAAAGTGCCACACTACCCACCAAG CAAACCAGTCACTTCATAAGCAACGACCCCTTTTCCTCTAGCAACCCAAAACCCAAAGGATCAG ATCTGTTTGGAACATTGGACCCGTTTGgcagcagcaccttcagcagcagcagcagcagcagcaacacttctGCTGGATTTGCAGACTTCAGCCACATGTTGAAACCCAGAGACCCTTTTGAAGGCAGGGCCAGCTGGCTGCCAGACTACCAGAAGGTACCAAAG TCAGTGTTTGTCGATGACCCGTTTAGCAGGAAGAATGACACCCCAGCTCTCCCACCGAAGAAAGGCGTCCCACCACGACCCAAACCTCCCAGTG GTAAGAGTACGCCAGTGAGCTTAACTGGCCCAGCTGACTCGTCGAATCCGTGCGACCCCTTCCAGCCATTCGGCAGCGACGCCATCGATCCCTTTCAAAGCAAAAAGGGCCCCGAAGACCCATTCAGTGGCAAAGACCCTTTTGCCTCCTCTTCTGCATCAA GACCTGACAAAGTCAAG TTTGGTAACGAGGCTCAGCAGCTGGAGTGGGCCAAGCGGGAGAGCGAGCGGGCGGAGCGCGAGCGGCTAAAGAGGCtgcggcagcaggagcaggaggacctggagctGGCCATCGCCCTCAGCAAGGCAGAGATGTCCAACGCATGA
- the eps15l1a gene encoding epidermal growth factor receptor substrate 15-like 1 isoform X13 translates to MGLFVRSGRCVHRVPAATGKMAALTSLTQLSSGNPVYENFYRQVDPGNTGRVAPTEAALFLKKSGLPDVTLGKIWDLADPDGKGYLDKQGFYVGLRLVACAQSGHEVSLSSLHLTVPPPKFKDTSSPSLSSTGSTSGDLHWAVRPEEKNKFDGIFESLSPVSGLLSGDKVKPVLINSKLPLDVLGKVWDLSDIDKDGHLDKDEFAVAMHLVYRALEKEPVPALLPPSLVPLSKRKKSLGSVGTSVPGLPASPPPPKDSLRSTPSHGSMNSLNSAGSLSPKHTLKSGQHSLNWVVPVAERGRYDDIFLKTDTDLDGFVSGQEVKEIFMHSGLSQNLLAHIWALADTRQIGKLTREQFALAMHLIQQKVIKGVDPPQSLTADMIPPTERGTPITSLSGYMTPVASEMAAFSDMRRDSTSSMGSGEFTGIKELDDLSQEIAQLQSTLAFIQWNALREKYTLEQDIGDTEEAIRQKSAEVQEMQNDLDREAVALQELEAQKQDAQDRLEEMDQQKHKLEDMLNEIRMKCQDESQMISNLQNQINMQESDLQNQEDELNRAKADLGRLQQEENQLEQSLAAGKIQLETIIKSLKATQDEINQARSKLSQIQDSQHEVSKSIEQCNNTLNGTHGGSMTNLADMSETYFSERENGVFPAMVRRTQQDDPFKSKASIFNSQPQEHQADPFHSEDPFKTDPFKDPFGGDPFKEADPFKASSEDFFKKTTKMDPFSTPDPFSKSATLPTKQTSHFISNDPFSSSNPKPKGSDLFGTLDPFGSSTFSSSSSSSNTSAGFADFSHMLKPRDPFEGRASWLPDYQKVPKSVFVDDPFSRKNDTPALPPKKGVPPRPKPPSGKSTPVSLTGPADSSNPCDPFQPFGSDAIDPFQSKKGPEDPFSGKDPFASSSASRPDKVKFGNEAQQLEWAKRESERAERERLKRLRQQEQEDLELAIALSKAEMSNA, encoded by the exons ATGGGGCTGTTTGTGCGGAGCGGGCGGTGCGTTCATCGCGTTCCCGCAGCAACAGGGAAGATGGCAGCTCTCACATCTCTCACGCAG TTGTCAAGTGGGAACCCTGTGTACGAGAACTTCTATAGACAG GTGGATCCCGGGAATACGGGAAGAGTCGCACCGACAGAAGCTGCCCTGTTCCTGAAAAAGTCTGGACTCCCTGACGTAACCCTGGGAAAG ATTTGGGATTTGGCTGATCCTGATGGCAAAGGCTATTTGGACAAACAG GGGTTTTATGTGGGTCTGCGGCTGGTGGCCTGTGCTCAGAGTGGTCATGAAGTCAGTCTGTCCAGCCTCCACCTCACCGTGCCCCCCCCTAAATTT AAGGACACCAGCAGTCCATCTCTGAGCAGCACAGGTTCTACCTCTGGGGATTTGCACTGGGCTGTCAGG CCTGAGGAGAAGAATAAGTTTGATGGGATTTTTGAAAGTTTGTCACCAGTCAGTGGGCTGCTGTCGGGGGACAAGGTTAAACCGGTCCTGATCAACTCAAAACTTCCTCTGGATGTCCTTGGGAAG GTCTGGGATCTGAGTGATATTGATAAAGATGGACATCTGGACAAAGATGAATTTGCTGTG GCCATGCACCTGGTGTACCGAGCCCTGGAGAAGGAGCCGGTCCCTGCACTCCTCCCACCTTCACTGGTGCCTCTGTCAAAGCGGAAGAAGAGCCTGGGCTCAGTGGGCACTTCTGTTCCTGGACTGCCTGCGAGTCCTCCACCACCCAAGGACTCCCTTCGCTCAACACCCTCCCATGGCAGCATGAACTCACTCAACAGTGCTGGCAGCCTGTCACCCAAACACACGCTCAAGAGCGGACAg CATTCGCTGAACTGGGTGGTTCCCGTGGCAGAGCGTGGTCGCTATGACGACATCTTCCTGAAGACAGATACCGACCTTGATGGTTTTGTCAGCGGTCAGGAAGTAAAGGAGATCTTCATGCACTCTGGACTCTCTCAGAATCTCCTTGCACATATTTG GGCTCTAGCAGACACCAGGCAGATAGGTAAGCTGACCCGGGAACAGTTTGCCCTTGCGATGCATCTCATCCAGCAGAAAGTGATCAAGGGTGTGGACCCACCACAATCTCTGACTGCTGACATGATCCCGCCCACTGAAAGAGGCACTCCCATCACA AGTCTTTCAGGATACATGACTCCAGTGGCATCAGAGATGGCGGCTTTCTCCGACATGAGACGG GACAGCACCAGTTCAATGGGTTCGGGAGAGTTCACTGGTATAAAAGAATTGGATGACCTCAGCCAGGAAATAGCCCAACTGCAGAG TACTCTTGCCTTTATCCAGTGGAATGCTCTCAG AGAGAAGTACACACTTGAACAAGACATTGGAGATACAGAGGAGGCCATTCGACAGAAGAGTGCTGAGGTGCAG GAGATGCAGAATGATCTGGACAGGGAGGCAGTTGCCCTGCAGGAACTGGAGGCTCAGAAACAGGACGCCCAGGACCGTCTGGAAGAGATGGACCAGCAGAAGCATAAATTAGAGGATATGCTGAATGAAATACGGATGAAATGCCAGGACGAGTCTCAGATG ATCTCAAACCTTCAGAATCAAATCAACATGCAGGAATCAGACTTGCAAAACCAAGAGGATGAGCTGAACCGGGCAAAGGCGGATCTGGGccgtctgcagcaggaagagaatCAGCTGGAGCAGAGTCTAGCTGCTGGCAAGATCCAACTCGAAACCATCATTAagtccctgaaggcaacacaagATGAGATTAACCAG GCTCGGAGCAAGTTGTCTCAAATTCAGGACAGTCAGCACGAAGTTTCTAAAAGCATTGAACAGTGCAACAACACCTTGAATGGCACCCACGGAGGAAGCATGACCAATCTGGCCGACATGAGCGAGACCTACTTCAGTGAAAGAGAAAACGGGGTGTTTCCAGCCATGGTGAGGAGAACTCAG CAGGATGATCCATTTAAATCAAAGGCATCTATTTTCAACAGCCAACCTCAAGAGCATCAAGCTGACCCCTTCCACTCTGAAGACCCCTTCAAAACTGACCCATTCAAAG ATCCTTTTGGAGGAGACCCTTTCAAAGAGGCAGATCCATTCAAGGCTTCATCAGAAGACTTCTTCAAAAAGACCACCAAAATGGATCCCTTTTCCACCCCAGACCCCTTCAGTAAAAGTGCCACACTACCCACCAAG CAAACCAGTCACTTCATAAGCAACGACCCCTTTTCCTCTAGCAACCCAAAACCCAAAGGATCAG ATCTGTTTGGAACATTGGACCCGTTTGgcagcagcaccttcagcagcagcagcagcagcagcaacacttctGCTGGATTTGCAGACTTCAGCCACATGTTGAAACCCAGAGACCCTTTTGAAGGCAGGGCCAGCTGGCTGCCAGACTACCAGAAGGTACCAAAG TCAGTGTTTGTCGATGACCCGTTTAGCAGGAAGAATGACACCCCAGCTCTCCCACCGAAGAAAGGCGTCCCACCACGACCCAAACCTCCCAGTG GTAAGAGTACGCCAGTGAGCTTAACTGGCCCAGCTGACTCGTCGAATCCGTGCGACCCCTTCCAGCCATTCGGCAGCGACGCCATCGATCCCTTTCAAAGCAAAAAGGGCCCCGAAGACCCATTCAGTGGCAAAGACCCTTTTGCCTCCTCTTCTGCATCAA GACCTGACAAAGTCAAG TTTGGTAACGAGGCTCAGCAGCTGGAGTGGGCCAAGCGGGAGAGCGAGCGGGCGGAGCGCGAGCGGCTAAAGAGGCtgcggcagcaggagcaggaggacctggagctGGCCATCGCCCTCAGCAAGGCAGAGATGTCCAACGCATGA